The following are encoded together in the Deinococcus humi genome:
- a CDS encoding acetate kinase, with translation MWTLVLNSGSSSLKFAVIDPASGETRLSGLAERLGAEAASIRLDSDGTRQTHSLNGGSYAEAMTLLLAELDVLGLRQDVRAVGHRVVHGGSRFSAPAPITPEVLEAIRECVPLAPLHNPANIAGIEAAMNAFPGLPQVAVFDTAFHQTLPEIAYRYAVPEAWFTQHGVRRYGFHGISHAFVAGEAARLLGRPLSELNLITAHLGNGCSVSAVAGGRSVDSSMGMTPLEGLVMGTRSGNVDPGLHDYLARVSGLTLTQITAALNRESGLLALSGLTNDMRELEEAAARGHVGARLAVEIFVYRLAQGMAAMAVALGRVDGLVFTGGIGENSPGVRAGALARLPFLGLRLDEDANAAAVRGQGGPISAPDSLSALVVGTNEEWMIARETADILALRPR, from the coding sequence ATGTGGACTCTGGTTCTCAACAGCGGCAGCAGCAGCCTCAAGTTTGCCGTGATTGACCCGGCTTCCGGGGAAACGCGGCTGTCGGGACTGGCCGAGCGGCTGGGTGCGGAGGCCGCGTCCATACGGCTGGATTCGGACGGAACGCGGCAGACCCACTCCCTGAATGGCGGCAGCTACGCCGAGGCCATGACCCTGCTGCTCGCCGAGCTGGACGTGCTGGGCTTGCGTCAGGACGTGCGGGCGGTGGGCCACCGCGTCGTTCATGGAGGCAGCCGCTTCAGCGCCCCCGCGCCCATCACGCCCGAAGTGCTGGAGGCCATCCGCGAGTGCGTGCCGCTGGCGCCGCTGCACAATCCGGCAAATATCGCGGGCATCGAGGCGGCCATGAATGCCTTTCCGGGGCTGCCGCAGGTGGCGGTATTCGACACCGCCTTTCACCAAACCCTGCCGGAAATCGCCTATCGCTACGCCGTACCGGAAGCCTGGTTCACGCAGCATGGCGTCCGGCGTTACGGCTTCCACGGCATCAGCCATGCCTTCGTGGCCGGTGAGGCGGCGCGTTTACTGGGCCGCCCGCTGAGCGAACTGAACCTGATCACCGCCCACCTGGGCAACGGCTGCAGCGTCAGCGCTGTGGCGGGCGGGCGCAGCGTGGACAGCAGCATGGGGATGACGCCGCTGGAGGGACTGGTGATGGGCACCCGCAGCGGCAACGTGGATCCGGGACTGCACGACTACCTGGCGCGCGTCTCGGGTCTGACCCTGACCCAGATCACGGCGGCCCTGAACCGTGAAAGTGGTCTTCTGGCCCTGTCAGGCCTGACCAACGACATGCGCGAGCTGGAGGAAGCAGCGGCGCGCGGCCATGTGGGGGCGAGGCTGGCCGTGGAGATCTTCGTCTACCGTCTGGCTCAGGGAATGGCCGCCATGGCGGTGGCCTTGGGCCGCGTGGACGGTCTGGTCTTCACCGGCGGCATCGGCGAAAACAGCCCTGGGGTGCGTGCTGGGGCGCTGGCCCGACTGCCTTTCCTGGGCCTCCGGCTGGATGAGGATGCCAACGCGGCAGCTGTGCGCGGTCAGGGCGGTCCGATCAGTGCCCCGGACAGTCTCTCCGCGCTGGTGGTGGGCACCAATGAGGAATGGATGATCGCCCGCGAGACGGCGGACATCCTGGCCCTCAGGCCCCGCTGA
- a CDS encoding DUF4142 domain-containing protein, whose translation MLKLTHAPALLASLVLLLPTASAGGNDMGVMTPAVSTAQLSNDTDVLFMETATMSNLTEIATSRLALQKSSDPNVRAFAQMMIDDHTKAQNELNALAAQKGVKLADKPGADQRLQGNKLSTLTGAAFDAEYKKVQVAGHDMTLMLIKTYRTIGKDAAVLAYAAKIEPVVAGHLEMAKGLPGG comes from the coding sequence ATGTTGAAACTGACCCATGCCCCAGCCCTACTCGCCAGTCTCGTGCTGCTGCTGCCCACTGCCTCGGCGGGCGGCAATGATATGGGGGTCATGACGCCTGCGGTCTCCACCGCCCAGCTCAGCAACGATACCGATGTGCTGTTCATGGAAACAGCCACCATGAGCAACCTGACCGAGATCGCCACCTCGCGCCTGGCCCTCCAGAAGAGCAGCGACCCCAATGTGCGCGCCTTTGCCCAGATGATGATCGACGACCACACCAAGGCACAGAACGAGCTGAACGCCCTGGCCGCCCAGAAAGGCGTCAAACTGGCCGACAAGCCGGGGGCCGATCAGCGTCTGCAAGGCAACAAGCTGTCCACGCTTACCGGCGCAGCTTTCGATGCCGAATACAAGAAGGTGCAGGTGGCTGGACACGACATGACCCTCATGTTGATCAAGACCTACCGTACGATTGGCAAAGATGCCGCAGTGCTGGCCTACGCCGCAAAAATTGAACCGGTGGTGGCCGGACACTTGGAAATGGCGAAGGGACTGCCAGGCGGATAA
- the pta gene encoding phosphate acetyltransferase produces the protein MKTLFIAPTRNAVGLSSTALGLTRALERQGLKVAFLKPIAQTHESATDDSVHFARTLTHLKTPDPIALAKAEEQLSHGAEEDLMESVIALARAATDGGGADVLIAEGLALTERNVYAGALNAALARNLEASTVLVSSLAGVTAGTLADELEIAAQNYRRSDGTGLSGYVLNFAPPTLDFGGLMAELRARSPLLAGGELPLLGVVAQSPALAAPRTLDVARYLEAEVLNEGEAVLRRVTSTVVTARTVPRMAHLFVPGALVVTPGDREDVIMAAALAHLSGVPLAGLMYTSGSAPEDSIEKLCRASLTSSLPVMRVQTNSFNTASRLSRMDARVPHDDTERMDRTLDFIADRLDLAALRTRIRTPDVVGERRLPPSAFRYELIQRARAADKRIVLPEGDEPRTIRAAIRCVEKGIARPLLLASPDRVRQVADGLALVLPPELEIIDPNSIRAQYVGPMVELRRSKGLTAPQAEAQLEDAVVLGTMMLAQGEVDGLVSGAVHTTANTVRPAMQLIKTAPGASLISSVFFMLMPEQVLVYGDAAINPNPNAEELADIAIQSADSALAFGITPRVAMLSYSTGESGSGEDVEKVRVATGLVRQRRPDLMVDGPMQYDAASVLSVGRQKAPNSQVAGRATVFIFPDLNTGNTTYKAVQRAAGVVAVGPMLQGLRKPVNDLSRGALVDDIVYTIALTAIQAAQGEAAQTEEGSSERSP, from the coding sequence ATGAAAACCCTCTTTATCGCCCCCACCCGTAACGCTGTAGGCCTGTCCAGCACTGCCCTTGGCCTGACCCGCGCGCTGGAAAGACAGGGGCTGAAGGTCGCCTTTCTCAAGCCCATCGCCCAGACCCACGAGAGCGCCACCGACGACAGCGTGCATTTCGCCCGCACGCTGACGCACCTCAAGACCCCCGATCCGATTGCGCTGGCAAAAGCCGAGGAGCAGCTCAGCCACGGCGCGGAAGAGGACCTGATGGAGAGCGTGATTGCCCTGGCCCGCGCCGCGACGGACGGCGGCGGCGCGGACGTGCTGATTGCCGAGGGCCTGGCCCTGACCGAGCGCAACGTGTACGCGGGCGCCTTGAATGCCGCGCTCGCCCGCAACCTGGAGGCGAGTACCGTGCTGGTGTCCAGCCTGGCCGGGGTGACGGCAGGCACGCTGGCCGACGAACTGGAGATTGCCGCCCAGAATTACCGCCGCAGCGATGGCACCGGTCTGTCCGGTTATGTGCTGAATTTTGCGCCGCCTACCCTGGATTTCGGCGGCCTGATGGCCGAGCTGCGGGCGCGCAGTCCGTTGCTAGCAGGTGGGGAACTGCCACTGCTGGGCGTGGTGGCGCAGTCCCCGGCGCTGGCCGCCCCGCGCACGCTGGACGTGGCCCGTTACCTGGAGGCCGAGGTACTGAACGAGGGGGAGGCCGTCTTGCGGCGCGTGACCAGCACAGTCGTCACCGCCCGTACCGTGCCGCGCATGGCCCACCTGTTCGTGCCCGGCGCCCTGGTAGTCACGCCTGGAGACCGCGAAGACGTCATCATGGCCGCTGCGCTGGCGCACCTGAGCGGCGTGCCACTGGCGGGGCTGATGTACACCTCGGGCAGTGCGCCGGAGGACAGCATCGAGAAGCTGTGCCGGGCGTCGCTGACCTCATCGCTGCCAGTGATGCGCGTGCAGACCAATTCCTTCAACACCGCCTCGCGCCTGTCGCGCATGGACGCCCGCGTGCCTCACGACGACACCGAGCGGATGGACCGCACACTGGACTTCATCGCCGATCGCCTGGACCTGGCGGCGCTGCGGACGCGCATCCGCACGCCGGACGTGGTGGGCGAGCGAAGGCTGCCGCCCAGCGCCTTCCGCTACGAGCTGATCCAGCGCGCCCGCGCCGCCGACAAACGGATCGTGCTGCCCGAGGGCGATGAGCCGCGGACCATCCGCGCGGCCATTCGCTGCGTCGAAAAGGGCATTGCCCGCCCGTTGCTGCTGGCCTCGCCCGACAGGGTGCGGCAGGTGGCCGACGGTCTGGCCCTGGTGCTGCCGCCCGAGCTGGAAATCATTGACCCCAACAGTATCCGCGCGCAGTACGTGGGCCCGATGGTGGAACTGCGCAGGAGCAAGGGCCTGACCGCCCCACAGGCCGAGGCACAACTGGAAGACGCCGTGGTGCTGGGCACCATGATGCTGGCCCAGGGCGAGGTGGATGGGCTGGTGTCGGGCGCTGTGCACACCACCGCCAACACCGTGCGTCCGGCGATGCAGCTGATCAAGACCGCCCCCGGTGCGTCGCTGATCTCCTCGGTGTTCTTCATGCTTATGCCTGAGCAGGTGCTGGTCTACGGCGACGCGGCCATCAATCCCAATCCCAATGCTGAGGAGCTGGCCGATATCGCCATTCAGAGTGCCGACAGCGCCCTGGCCTTTGGCATCACACCAAGGGTCGCCATGCTGTCCTACAGCACCGGCGAGAGCGGCAGCGGCGAAGACGTGGAGAAGGTGCGGGTGGCCACGGGGCTGGTGCGGCAACGCCGCCCGGACCTGATGGTGGACGGCCCGATGCAATACGACGCCGCCAGTGTGCTGAGCGTGGGCCGCCAGAAAGCCCCCAACAGCCAGGTGGCCGGCCGCGCCACGGTCTTTATCTTTCCCGATCTGAACACCGGGAACACCACCTACAAGGCCGTGCAGCGCGCAGCAGGTGTGGTGGCCGTGGGGCCGATGCTGCAAGGATTGAGGAAGCCGGTCAATGACCTGTCCCGCGGGGCGCTGGTGGACGACATCGTGTACACCATTGCGCTGACGGCCATCCAGGCCGCGCAGGGGGAAGCGGCGCAGACCGAGGAAGGGTCATCTGAGCGTTCCCCTTGA
- a CDS encoding PRC-barrel domain-containing protein, protein MIKGKDILGRHIVAIDSGQRLDSVHDLIFDHQANEVLGLLVDEGGWFRAAKVVPFEMVRSIGEDAIMIDSADHVTTTRDDGRLADVLDSKVSLIGMTLLTTDGQDLGKIADVYFDEKTGKVEGYEATGGLFSDLSNGRTFVPAPDDVQIGADTAIVPLSVATAMQEQEPGGLKGAFSSAGDSIKGAYENIADATKERQKEYAIGKTAGGDITLDDGTVIVARGDTITSEQAELAEQHGKLGALATTATGGAISDAYGNISDASRERQKEYVIGKAAGNDLHADDGSTIVTKGQIITAEQAERAERDGKLTALATNATGGVIVATYGDARGRVQGGLDDMRDATAERQKAYVVGKTASSDVTTDAGETIVYKDGVITAYQAERAEQTGKLGALTAAAISGSVQTARAGSGVDPSSPQAAIGRRARMEVRSPGGSLVAAQGQIVTAAIVERAQHLGVEDQLLAATVGRPSQASGTDTRAALAGGLENVSSGASNLLDRAKGWLGERREDAETALDERQKAAQEQRIKDALGRPVNRVILAPDDSIILNLGEIVTHKAVQLATQGDVLDILLDSVSKETPHIDPLASRPDEHGRAALDSQPDVGEHNTPLTGLSTDPKTQG, encoded by the coding sequence ATGATTAAAGGCAAAGACATTCTGGGGCGGCACATTGTTGCCATCGATTCCGGTCAGCGCCTCGACAGTGTGCATGACCTGATCTTCGATCATCAGGCCAATGAGGTGTTGGGCCTGCTGGTCGACGAGGGCGGCTGGTTCCGTGCCGCCAAGGTCGTGCCCTTCGAGATGGTCCGCTCGATTGGCGAGGACGCCATCATGATCGACTCGGCGGACCATGTGACCACCACGCGCGATGATGGCCGGCTGGCCGACGTGCTGGACAGCAAGGTCAGCCTGATCGGCATGACCCTGCTGACCACCGACGGGCAGGATCTGGGCAAGATCGCCGATGTGTACTTCGACGAGAAGACTGGCAAGGTCGAGGGCTACGAGGCCACTGGCGGACTGTTCTCTGACCTGAGTAACGGACGGACGTTTGTGCCTGCGCCCGACGATGTGCAGATCGGTGCCGACACCGCCATTGTGCCGCTGTCGGTGGCCACCGCCATGCAGGAGCAGGAACCGGGCGGTCTGAAGGGGGCCTTCAGCAGCGCGGGCGATTCGATTAAGGGCGCGTACGAGAACATTGCCGACGCCACCAAGGAGCGCCAGAAGGAATACGCCATCGGCAAGACGGCGGGCGGCGACATTACCCTGGACGATGGCACCGTGATCGTCGCCAGGGGCGACACGATCACCAGCGAGCAGGCCGAACTGGCCGAGCAGCATGGCAAGCTGGGGGCGCTGGCCACCACCGCGACAGGCGGGGCGATCTCGGACGCCTACGGCAACATCTCCGACGCATCCAGGGAGCGTCAGAAGGAATATGTGATCGGCAAGGCGGCGGGCAATGACCTGCACGCCGACGACGGTTCCACCATCGTGACCAAGGGCCAGATCATCACCGCCGAACAGGCCGAGCGTGCCGAGCGCGATGGCAAGCTGACGGCACTGGCGACCAACGCCACCGGCGGCGTGATCGTCGCCACGTACGGGGACGCCCGTGGCCGCGTGCAGGGCGGCCTCGACGACATGCGCGACGCCACCGCCGAGCGTCAGAAGGCCTACGTGGTGGGCAAGACTGCCAGCAGCGACGTGACCACCGACGCAGGCGAAACGATTGTCTACAAAGACGGCGTGATCACCGCGTATCAGGCCGAACGCGCCGAGCAGACTGGGAAGCTGGGTGCCCTGACCGCTGCCGCGATCTCGGGCAGTGTGCAGACTGCGCGTGCAGGCAGCGGGGTGGACCCCAGCAGCCCGCAGGCCGCCATCGGGCGCCGCGCCAGAATGGAGGTCCGCAGTCCCGGCGGCAGCCTGGTCGCGGCGCAGGGCCAGATCGTCACGGCGGCCATCGTGGAACGCGCCCAGCATCTGGGCGTTGAGGATCAGCTGCTGGCGGCCACGGTGGGCCGTCCCTCCCAGGCCAGCGGTACGGACACCCGCGCCGCCCTGGCTGGTGGGCTGGAGAACGTGTCCAGCGGAGCCAGCAACCTGCTGGACCGCGCCAAGGGCTGGCTCGGTGAGCGCCGCGAGGACGCCGAGACTGCCCTGGATGAGCGCCAGAAGGCCGCCCAAGAGCAGCGCATCAAGGACGCCCTGGGTCGTCCGGTCAACCGTGTAATTCTGGCCCCCGACGACAGCATCATCCTTAACCTGGGCGAGATCGTCACCCACAAGGCCGTGCAACTGGCCACCCAGGGTGACGTGCTCGACATCCTGCTCGACAGCGTGAGCAAGGAAACGCCGCACATCGATCCATTGGCCAGCCGCCCCGACGAGCATGGACGGGCAGCTCTAGACAGTCAGCCAGACGTGGGTGAGCACAACACGCCGCTCACTGGTCTGTCTACCGATCCTAAAACGCAGGGCTGA
- a CDS encoding aminopeptidase encodes MRPARVALLAGVVALAVTLSACSEVRYLVQAAGGQLDLLRRARPIEDVLADPTTDAEVRRKLELVERVRAFAIRELGLPDHGSFLKYVDVGRPAVVWNVFSAPPDSVRLRTSCFPVAGCVSYRGYFHEADARAYAETRRAAGDDVSVGGVSAYSTLGYLKDPVLSTMLSSSDAGLIRTVIHELAHPALYVKDDTVFNESFATAIEEAGMARWLKKYGTPELADADRLAQERASAFEKLLLQTRGELETLYAQELPAAEVQTRKAAILQTLNDRYAVLKASWGGYAGYDGWFTRGADNASLGAVAAYATLVPDFLALLERSGDDIPTLIRDAAECAERPGAERQSCLRSG; translated from the coding sequence GTGCGCCCCGCTAGAGTCGCGCTGCTGGCCGGTGTCGTGGCGCTGGCCGTGACGCTGTCGGCGTGCTCGGAGGTGCGTTACCTGGTGCAGGCTGCGGGCGGGCAACTGGACCTGCTGAGGCGGGCACGGCCTATCGAAGACGTGCTGGCCGATCCCACCACCGACGCGGAAGTGCGCCGCAAGCTGGAACTGGTGGAGCGGGTGCGCGCCTTCGCCATCCGCGAACTGGGCCTGCCCGATCACGGCTCCTTCCTGAAATATGTGGACGTGGGACGGCCCGCCGTAGTTTGGAACGTGTTTTCCGCGCCGCCCGACAGCGTCAGGTTGCGAACCTCCTGCTTTCCCGTCGCAGGCTGCGTCAGCTACCGGGGGTACTTTCATGAGGCCGATGCCCGCGCCTACGCCGAGACGCGCCGTGCGGCGGGGGACGACGTGAGCGTGGGCGGTGTCAGTGCCTACAGCACGCTGGGCTACCTGAAAGACCCGGTGCTGTCCACCATGCTGTCGTCCAGCGACGCGGGGCTGATCCGCACCGTGATCCATGAGCTGGCGCATCCGGCTCTGTACGTGAAGGACGACACCGTCTTCAACGAGTCCTTTGCCACCGCCATCGAGGAGGCGGGGATGGCGCGGTGGTTGAAGAAATACGGCACCCCCGAACTGGCGGACGCAGATCGGCTGGCCCAGGAACGTGCGTCGGCCTTCGAGAAACTGTTGCTCCAGACCCGGGGTGAATTGGAAACCTTGTACGCCCAGGAGTTGCCCGCAGCCGAGGTCCAGACCCGCAAGGCCGCCATTCTTCAGACCCTCAATGACCGCTACGCTGTCCTCAAGGCCAGCTGGGGCGGCTACGCCGGTTACGATGGCTGGTTTACGCGCGGGGCCGACAATGCCTCGCTGGGTGCGGTGGCCGCCTATGCGACGCTGGTGCCAGACTTCCTGGCTTTGCTGGAGCGCAGTGGCGACGACATTCCCACCTTGATCAGGGACGCTGCCGAATGCGCAGAACGGCCAGGCGCAGAACGGCAGAGTTGCTTGAGGAGTGGCTAA
- the aceB gene encoding malate synthase A — translation MSHAAPSEGLQFHAPISEQQREILTPEALSFVSELHRRFEPRRRELMQLRQDRQARLDAGEVPDFLPETREIRAGDWKIAPLPEDLQDRRVEITGPVDRKMIINALNSGARVFMADFEDASSPTWDNMVDGQLNLREAVRREITLEQNGKSYKLNEQTAVLLVRPRGWHLPEKHVTVDGETLFGAFFDFGLYAFHNAAELLRRGSGPYFYLPKLESHLEARLWNDVFNYTEETLGLARGSIKGTVLIETILATFEMDEILYELREHSAGLNCGRWDYIFSYIKKFREQPGRVLPDRAKVSMAVPMMSNYSKLAIQTCHRRGAPSIGGMSAFIPVKNDTEANEKAFAQVRADKEREATNGHDGTWVAHPGMVGLATEVFDRIMPTPNQIGSDKQMDLKVTAADLLSPPEGTVTEEGVRMNINVGIQYLAAWLRGSGAVPIHNLMEDAATAEISRAQLWQWRKQGVELEDGRTLSPELFDELYADEAGKLGSDYADATELFKDMATRTPLVDFLTLPGYEQLA, via the coding sequence ATGAGCCACGCCGCGCCCTCCGAAGGTTTGCAATTCCACGCCCCCATCAGCGAACAGCAGCGCGAGATCCTGACCCCCGAAGCGCTGAGCTTCGTAAGCGAATTGCACCGCCGCTTCGAGCCGCGCCGCCGCGAGCTGATGCAGCTGCGCCAGGACCGTCAGGCCCGTCTGGATGCCGGGGAAGTCCCCGACTTCCTGCCAGAGACCCGTGAGATCCGCGCGGGCGACTGGAAGATCGCGCCGCTGCCGGAAGACCTGCAGGACCGCCGGGTGGAGATCACCGGGCCAGTGGACCGCAAGATGATCATCAACGCCCTCAACAGCGGGGCGCGGGTGTTCATGGCCGACTTCGAGGACGCCAGCAGCCCCACCTGGGACAACATGGTGGACGGCCAGCTCAACCTGCGCGAGGCGGTGCGGCGGGAAATCACGCTGGAGCAGAACGGCAAGTCGTACAAGCTCAACGAGCAGACGGCGGTGCTACTGGTTCGCCCACGCGGCTGGCACCTGCCCGAGAAGCACGTCACCGTGGACGGCGAAACGCTGTTCGGCGCGTTTTTCGACTTCGGTCTGTACGCCTTCCACAATGCGGCGGAACTGCTCAGGCGTGGCAGCGGCCCATACTTCTACTTGCCCAAGCTAGAATCGCATCTGGAAGCCCGGTTGTGGAACGACGTCTTCAACTACACCGAGGAAACGCTGGGCCTCGCGCGCGGCAGCATCAAGGGCACGGTGCTGATCGAGACCATCCTGGCCACCTTCGAGATGGACGAGATCCTGTACGAACTGCGCGAGCATTCGGCGGGGCTGAACTGCGGACGCTGGGACTACATCTTTTCCTACATCAAGAAATTCCGCGAACAGCCGGGACGCGTGCTGCCAGACCGTGCCAAGGTCAGCATGGCCGTGCCGATGATGAGCAACTACAGCAAACTGGCCATCCAGACCTGCCACAGGCGCGGCGCACCCTCGATTGGCGGCATGAGCGCATTCATTCCGGTCAAGAACGACACCGAGGCCAACGAGAAAGCTTTCGCGCAGGTGCGCGCCGACAAGGAACGCGAGGCCACCAACGGCCACGACGGCACCTGGGTGGCACACCCCGGCATGGTGGGGCTGGCCACCGAGGTCTTTGACCGGATCATGCCCACACCCAACCAGATTGGCAGCGACAAGCAGATGGACCTCAAGGTGACGGCAGCCGATCTGCTGTCCCCGCCCGAGGGCACCGTTACCGAGGAAGGGGTCCGCATGAACATCAACGTGGGTATCCAGTACCTCGCCGCATGGCTGCGCGGCAGCGGTGCGGTACCCATTCATAACCTGATGGAGGACGCCGCCACCGCCGAGATCAGCCGTGCGCAGCTGTGGCAATGGCGCAAACAGGGCGTGGAGCTGGAAGACGGCCGGACCCTGAGCCCCGAACTGTTCGACGAACTGTACGCGGACGAGGCCGGAAAACTGGGCAGCGATTACGCGGACGCCACAGAACTGTTCAAGGACATGGCCACCCGCACGCCACTGGTCGACTTCCTGACCCTGCCCGGTTACGAGCAGCTGGCTTAA
- the cysK gene encoding cysteine synthase A, with translation MVETLIGNTPLVQLERVTEPGMADVFIKLEGQNPGGSIKDRTALGLIEDAERSGRLKPGGTIVEPTSGNTGVGLAQVAAAKGYKLILCMPAQMSEERKRTLRAYGAELVLTDPERRMLAAIEEAGRISEETGAVVMGQFTNPANPAVHERTTGPELWKQMDGRIDAFVYGTGTGGTISGVGRFLKAHNPALQVIAVEPARSNVLSGGERGEHGFQGMGPGFIPDNLDRSIIDDVITVWEEDAYPLARRLAQEEGVFVGMSSGANAWASLLVARQLGAGKRVVTIACDTGARYLTTALFSDETGTPPGYRPYSRERV, from the coding sequence ATGGTTGAGACGCTGATTGGCAACACGCCGCTGGTGCAACTGGAGCGGGTCACCGAACCTGGCATGGCCGACGTGTTCATCAAACTGGAGGGCCAGAATCCTGGCGGCAGCATCAAGGACCGCACGGCGCTTGGCCTGATCGAGGACGCCGAACGCAGCGGACGGCTGAAGCCCGGCGGCACCATCGTGGAGCCCACCAGCGGCAACACGGGGGTGGGTCTGGCACAGGTGGCGGCTGCCAAGGGGTACAAACTGATCCTGTGCATGCCCGCCCAAATGAGCGAGGAGCGCAAGCGCACGCTCAGGGCCTACGGTGCGGAACTGGTCCTGACCGATCCTGAGCGCCGCATGCTGGCCGCCATCGAGGAGGCGGGGCGCATCTCGGAGGAAACCGGGGCTGTGGTCATGGGCCAGTTCACCAACCCTGCCAATCCCGCCGTCCATGAGCGGACCACCGGGCCGGAACTGTGGAAACAGATGGACGGACGCATTGACGCTTTCGTGTACGGCACTGGCACGGGGGGCACGATCAGCGGGGTGGGGAGGTTCCTCAAGGCCCATAATCCTGCCCTGCAAGTGATTGCGGTGGAACCCGCGCGCAGCAATGTCCTCAGTGGTGGTGAGCGCGGCGAGCACGGGTTTCAAGGCATGGGACCAGGCTTCATCCCCGACAACCTGGACCGCAGCATTATCGACGACGTGATCACCGTCTGGGAGGAGGATGCCTACCCCCTGGCCCGCCGTCTGGCGCAGGAGGAGGGCGTCTTTGTAGGCATGAGCAGCGGAGCCAATGCCTGGGCCTCCCTGCTGGTGGCCCGCCAGCTGGGCGCCGGCAAGCGCGTCGTGACCATCGCTTGCGACACCGGGGCACGTTACCTGACCACCGCGCTGTTCAGCGACGAAACCGGAACACCGCCGGGCTACCGGCCGTACTCGCGTGAGCGTGTCTGA
- a CDS encoding IclR family transcriptional regulator produces MTSSSSTRQKTGRARTGDAGSVRTLERGLTVLTSLAELGQASLTQVAKAAGLSASTTYRLLETLRQSGFVEWEERSGLFSVGVRAYQVGAAFAGRNTLVGAAQTEMQALVNDLGETVNLAVLRGSEAVYIHQVEGRQLVRMFAQLGAGTPLNCSGVGKVLLAWQSDADVEQRLGEQPYAAFTPNSITALEPYLQELQNVRAQGYALDDEEREIGVRCMATPLRDHTRQVVASLSVSAPTSRFDKSQVPAFYTRMNAASQAISARLGWTT; encoded by the coding sequence ATGACCTCTTCCTCCAGCACCCGTCAGAAGACAGGCCGCGCCCGCACGGGTGACGCGGGCAGCGTCCGCACGCTGGAACGCGGGCTGACAGTGCTGACCTCGCTGGCCGAGCTGGGTCAGGCCTCGCTGACGCAGGTGGCCAAGGCCGCGGGACTGTCGGCCAGCACGACCTACCGCCTGCTGGAAACACTGCGCCAGAGTGGCTTCGTGGAATGGGAGGAGCGTAGCGGGCTGTTCAGCGTGGGCGTGCGGGCTTACCAGGTGGGCGCGGCCTTCGCCGGACGCAACACCCTGGTGGGCGCGGCCCAGACCGAGATGCAGGCCCTGGTCAACGATCTGGGCGAGACGGTCAATCTGGCGGTGTTGCGCGGCAGCGAGGCGGTGTACATCCATCAGGTAGAAGGCCGCCAGCTCGTGAGGATGTTCGCGCAACTGGGCGCGGGCACGCCGCTGAACTGCTCCGGCGTGGGTAAGGTGCTGCTGGCCTGGCAGAGCGACGCTGACGTGGAACAGCGGCTGGGTGAACAGCCCTACGCGGCCTTTACCCCCAATTCCATCACGGCGCTGGAACCGTATCTCCAGGAACTTCAGAACGTGCGGGCGCAGGGTTACGCGCTCGACGACGAGGAACGCGAGATTGGCGTGCGCTGCATGGCCACCCCGCTGCGCGACCACACCCGGCAGGTGGTGGCCTCACTGAGCGTCTCCGCACCGACCTCGCGCTTCGACAAGTCACAGGTTCCGGCCTTCTACACGCGGATGAACGCGGCCTCACAGGCCATCTCGGCTCGGCTGGGCTGGACGACGTAG